From the Theobroma cacao cultivar B97-61/B2 chromosome 2, Criollo_cocoa_genome_V2, whole genome shotgun sequence genome, one window contains:
- the LOC108660934 gene encoding uncharacterized protein LOC108660934: MLKSCAPFLGFVRHANHDSGSKKALGRTPMSVDLSQSRDISVRIVHAGGREELYQNAVPVSHLMEKYPGMCIARPEVFNNPHESLLWPEDSLLPGQKYYIIPSTTALKLKRKHQEKVKVKGAAEGREDMSDARITWDVSGENLEESVHSAKEFYVTKPSKASKVPKQRQPRYSLRTGGRVKKPFVPPLPRTISLRESGWEPSLTSVQELSP, from the coding sequence ATGCTGAAGAGCTGTGCTCCATTCTTAGGTTTTGTCAGGCATGCCAACCATGATTCTGGAAGCAAAAAAGCTCTGGGAAGAACTCCCATGTCTGTTGACTTGTCCCAATCAAGGGACATATCTGTGAGGATAGTTCATGCAGGTGGACGAGAGGAACTTTATCAAAATGCTGTTCCTGTATCTCATCTCATGGAAAAATATCCAGGGATGTGTATTGCACGTCCAGAAGTTTTCAATAATCCTCATGAGTCCCTTTTATGGCCTGAAGATAGCCTGTTGCCTGGTCAAAAGTATTACATAATCCCATCCACTACAGCCCTAAAACTGAAGCGTAAACACCAGGAGAAGGTTAaggtcaaaggagctgctgAAGGCAGAGAAGATATGTCAGATGCAAGGATCACTTGGGATGTAAGCGGAGAAAACTTGGAGGAATCTGTTCATTCTGCAAAAGAATTCTATGTTACCAAGCCGTCCAAGGCTTCTAAGGTTCCAAAGCAGAGGCAACCTAGATATTCACTGCGAACAGGTGGAAGGGTAAAGAAGCCTTTTGTACCCCCACTCCCAAGGACAATATCATTGCGGGAATCAGGGTGGGAACCAAGTTTAACTTCTGTACAGGAACTTTCTCCATGA